DNA sequence from the Oncorhynchus keta strain PuntledgeMale-10-30-2019 chromosome 1, Oket_V2, whole genome shotgun sequence genome:
GGAATTATTGTctcaatgttgcaaatgtcggagatacagacagcaaggtttatacaaatctccgctgttgaaaacgaaatgttagtctaaaataatataataataataatatatgccatttagcagacgcttttatccaaagcgacttacagtcatgtgtgcatacattctacgtatgggtgagaTAATGTCTAAATGCTTTTTTATAGTGGAGCTCAAGTTTATACATTTCCTGGCTGCGtggatgagacagtggattgcgcagtgagatggaacagagtaaatcgGCATTTTAACTTcatagatttagccagtggtaaTTTGCGGAATAGACACCGgttggaatgcggttttaaccaatcagcactcaggattagacccacccgttatATATGTAAATGAGTGGATGCGCTCTAGACAAGTATGCCCATACTATCTTTTGGCCGATTTGGTGATCTGGAGTGCAGGTAATTGTTTTTAGAAGCTTTTATGAAACGTGATGAGAACCATCTAGCTATGACGCGTTCCTACACGATTTCCTGATTTCACAGACGGACCACTTCCAAGTTAAATCACTCGGATATGTTTTATTTGACCTACCGATAGAACACATGCTTTCACCAAATTTACCAGAGtttcatttaaaaatatatatatatctatattctGGGGTTGAATTATCCTTTTGAAATTGACTGTCTGTTTCGACTGTGGTGTGCTGTTTCTTGTGTGTACTGTACCTTTCCTATCTAATAGGTATTTAGACATATTTTAAAAGTGAGAACGTCTGAGACAAACATTTTAAATGTCTTGAAATAAGCACTTGTATGCATGACAACGTGTCCCTGGCATGTAGATGGATACTGATGCTTTGTGGTCTAATTCACTGCATGATGAGGTCTAGTTTTATTTGAGTTAAACGTTGCttaatgtgtttttgtttttctgttaTATTTTTTTCAAACCATGGCCTTGTACACAAGTCTCCAAGAGAGTATCACAGGACTGACAGATCCTCTGTTGTTCCTGTGTGTATCAGCTGCAGGAGATTGGATTACTCAATACCACAAATGATTGACTTGTTTTGGTCAAATGTGAGTGACAGCTGATGTTTTTGTTCCTAAGTCTGTctgtaatgtttgtgtgtgtgagtgtgtgtttgtttaaccTCTTCCTTAGCTTAAGGCCCTTAATGAAGTGATATGTTTTATATGTGGGGCACATGTCTGTATGGGTCTAATAGGAACCAAGGTAGATGTCAGATGCTCTTCTTGGAGCGGATATATTTGAGTCagtgtattttttgttgttgttttacagtgAATTCTTATTTTTATAACATAAAGAGAACTTGAATTATATTTTTGTTACAAAATTAGTTTTATTTCTTCACTTATGTTAGTACATGTATTTATTAGTTGTGCTGTTTCATACATGCTCATGCCTCTGCTTTGTAGATGGCCTCTCCAATTAACAAGCCTGTTGACACTGTAATAAACTTGCTGTTGTCAATAAAGATGACATGTATCAACCAAATGAGTTGTATTCTGCTATACTGTTCATATATTCATTGGAAATGTTATGTTTCTGCTCTGCCCGTCATCTACAAAAACAGTGGGAGCAGGTTTTTGGGAGAGGCAGGTCATAGGCTCGACACTAAGAGCAAAAATCGACCGTAAGATGGCGCTGCGGTCAACATTCCATCGCCCAGAGAACGGTATAATATCCCTGCTCGAACAAAGAGCTACTTTACCAGACCGTCATGGGAAAAACCATAAACCATTGTGCACGAGAGAAAATGCTTTATTAACGTTGATACAATTCGCAAACACGACACTCGCGACCCCGCGTGAGTCAGCACTTAATAATcacttcattaaatacactgaCAGTGGAAACACTGTTACCAAATGTTATTCTAGTTTGATTTAGTTGCAAGTACATTTTCTCAGCGCTCGGACGGTTTACACGGTCCTGAGCTATAATTATCCCTCTCTGCCCGCAATATCTGTTTATCCCCATCTAAAAGGAATTGGGTTTTTTCTGCCTATTCCCGAGGGGCTATGACAGCCCTTATACCCCGACTAGTCCCGCCCACgactgttctctcattctcagGCATTTGCATTCAAAAACACAAATCACTCAATTATGTCAACAAAAATAAGGAACATAGCAACAGTTCGGGATTATAGTGAATTGTGAGTTGAGGGCAATCCGCGTGTATAAAGTGATGGGAAAGATTCGGGAATATGGGGGAATCTATGGAGAAAAAAAACCCTGCATAGTTGAAGGGAGAAACGTTTGGACAAACTTTTGCCCTTTTTCGTCGTGCTTGGATGCGATTCGAGAGGACATATTGTAAGGTCAGAATGCAGAATAGTTATATATTTCTTTCACTTTGTTTACTCCACAATTCACTCTCCTTTTAGTGTAAAACCCTTAGCCCTCTTTTCAGTGGAGTTGAGAGAAACCCTACTCCACTGCCAGCAAGTTGTGGTTAAAGTCGCCTATTGTACGGGGGTGAAAACTAGGCACTGCAGAAAGAAAATGTGCTTGATCAATGAATTAGCAAAAGGAGATAAATGAACAAAATAAATACGTGCACAATGGCAGAAAGGGAGAAGGTGTATCGCAGTGTCTCTTTCAAAAAGTTAGGTTGTAGCGCGAATAAAAGTTGCTGTGAAGAACAACTAAACAAAACAACGAATTTGGAGGGTAGGAGCAGCGCCCTTCCCCCTCCATCTACAGCAGCGGCAGAGAAAGCGCAGCCCTCGGCTAAGCGTAATGTTAGTGTGTCAAGGAAAGTTTCCAAAATCTCCGCTGCCAGCCTCCCAACCGCAGAGCTAAAGAAAGgctcttccactcctctctcctccatttctccctctatTCGCCAACTCACTGAGAAGTTCAGTAGCACTAATTCGTCTCGAACGCATGGAGCTCCGAGCCCTGGCACTAACGTTGCCGGGAAAAGCACAACTTTACCCAGGGTTAAAAGCAACAGGGGAGAAGTGTCCCCATCTCGGAAATCATTCCACGAGGACAGTGGATATTTACAAGTTACTGACACGGTTTTAACAGTGTCTCCGAATGACACTAAAGTTAACGAACAGAAGTTTTATTCGGGCACAGACTCGGTTTCTGGATCGGATTCGGAGAGAAATCAAAAATGGATGTATACTCGCAAATCTCCTCAAGGTGGAGGAGCTGGTAAAATAGATTATTCCCACATTGATCCGTCTGTCTCTTATAACAACAACTGCAGTAAGACTTCGAACACTGAGGATTACGTTTTTGTCAGTGGGGCGCCTGCCTGCAAGTCACACAGGAGCTACTTCCCAAGTCACCATGGAGATCCTCCTGTTCACGTTGACCTAACCTACTGGCCCAGTGTCACCAAGATCAGAGAGCTTTTTGATGCAGAGGATTTAAAATGTTCTAACCAGCGCCAGCCCTCCGCCAGCTCTAAAGACAACTCTTTAGCAGACATAAGTGACAGGCAGtctcccaacagcccaacccctGAAGCCACTAGCCTCTCACTGTCAGACAGACACCTCAGCAGGGCTGCCTCcctgggcagagagaggagacagcagggcaTGGACTCAGCCTTTCACTCTGACCAGCACTACTCAGACGACGCAGAGATTGAGCCAGCCAGCACTAGTATTCGTAGAAGTGGTAGGTTTCTTAGGGTGGCCCAgccatcaaacacacacagagcccaCAGCCCcagcagtggaggagaggggCCTGAGACCTGGACTTCTAGTCTGAACTCTGACCCTCCACCCTCTGTCCTCACCGCTGCACCTGCCCCCCCACCTCGGAGCAACTCCAGgggcctctcctcctcccgtgTCCGCCCCTCTGGAGAGCAGAGGCAAAGCCAGGGGGCCAGACAGCCCAGGGACAGTTTACATTCCTCACATAGCTCCTCCAGACCGGTGGCCCCCTCCTCTGGTAGAGCCTCAGCCAGGGCAGCCATCACAGCCCGCTGGAGGTTCAGCTCAGGAGACGAAGAAGAGGAGTACCACCACCGAGCAGGAGGAAGGAGCCCTCAATCGTTAGGTGTCAGTGGAGGTTACCTCTCCCGCGGTAAGAATGGCTGGTGGGGTGGTAAGGTCCTCGGCAGGTCTTCAGGCAGTGAGGAGGACAGCCCTGCTTCACTAGGACCCAGCAGAGACACCGTGAGACGCCGCTCACTGAGAAAAAAGAAGAACAACGAGGTTGCCGTAGCTACGGGGCGAGACGATGGCGAATCAGACGACAGTGACGACGAGCAGACGGGTATGATGGAACACCTTGAGAGACACCAACAGAACACCACCGCAGAACAGACTGGGAGCTCCCGGAACCGGCTCAGAGAACCCAAAGCCTCTAGCACCTGTGCAGCACTGTGGGGACGCAATTCCACTCCTAACCAGATGGGAGCTCAGGGGAGCTACAGACGCAAATACACATCAGTCGGAGCGGGGACATCTCGCATAACCACACCCCTCTCAGGAGTGTCGCGGGTGTCAAAGGTCAACATTTCGTCATTTATTTCGAGTCCTGGCGGCTCGCAGAGCAGCAGTAGATACTGTAGCACCGAGACGCTGAAAGAAGAGGACCAAGCTAGCTATGCTAACAGAAGGGTGAACTGTAATGTTACTACCCCAGGCAGTGTGGTTGGTGCTTCCTCTTCGATGCTCAGTAAGACCTACCACGGTAACTTCACCATGTACCGCTCCCCCAGCTTCGGACACGGGGATAACTTTACCCACGCCCATGTTAGAGGCCAACCCCGCATTCTTCCCCCTGTCAATCCCCCATCCCCAGCCACAGGGGACACTGGAGGGGTTGCTAGGGAGGAGACTACAGTGTTCCGTCGGTTGCTAAGTGGTGGCGTTGTCGGTGATAAGGACAAGAACAGGATGTCAATGTCAAATCCAGACATAGCCTCAGAAACTATGTCTCTCCTCAGCTTCCTGAAAAGTGACCTATCAGATCTCAGAGTTCGAAAGACGGACAGGTCAGGGGTTACTGAGGGGTCATCTACGGTGTACAGGATGGGGTCAAGAGGCCTCTACTCAGGACTCCGCCCTTCATTAAAGGACCTCACTGCAACTCTCAGACGTGCCAAATCCTTCACTTACTCCGATAAACCAGTAGGGAGGCAACATCCAGCCGGCTCCTCGGCTAAAAGAAGCTCTTCTGAGCAATGTCTGGATCAAGacgaagagagggatggagggaggggggcggtgcctgacagagaggtggagagtgatggaggagactGCAGAGCAGGGGGTTATGGGTATGAGGATGTGATGCCCACTCCGTTGCAGGACCGGTATGTCCAGGAGGCCAGACAGGTAATCAGAGATATCTGCCAGATGAGCGCTCTCGAGGATGTtgacaatgatgatgatgatgatgtgctaGCAACAGATGGCACTGAAGACGAGGGTTTCAAAAGAAAACAAGTGGAGGAGGAGCAGGACATAAAAGAGGGCGAGGGAGGTGAATTGGAAGATGAGAGGAGAACTCGAGAAGCTGAGTTTGCCGTTTCaggggaaaaagagaggagggaaaacacagaaagagagaaattCCAACAGAAGAGAGATTCTGAGGAGAAGGTTTTTTATGACCGATCTGTTGATGAGCTATCGGGTCATGAGTCGAGCCTCACTGATGAGGGCATAGTCACAGAACCAGAGGCTGGACTGGATGACCCTGAGAGGTTATTTGTCAGGTCAAGTTTAGGTTCATCGTTGGCCAGAGATGTGCTAGGTCAACCCCTGACCATCTGGAAGCAGTCTGCTCTGCATGAGGATGAGTGGCCAGGGTTACACGAGGGAATGCGAGAGGGATCAGGGTTAAACGAGGGAATGCGAGAGGGATCAGGGTTAAACGAGGGAATGCGAGAGGGATCAGGGTTAAAcggaggagcgagagagaaacgagagaacCCTGTCTCTGTTCCTGCCCTTGGGGTTGAGAGTGAGAGCATTGCTGTAGTAACAGAGATGAGCGGCCTCAATAACAACAACAGTACTAGCGGGAGGGCCAATGTATCCCAGAGTGCCTCAGTCCCAGGACTTGAGGCTCCTCCCACTCCGAGTGCTATCCGCCGCCGCCGTAAGTTCTCCTCAACCGGGAACGCGGGCTCTGACTCCAGCAACGGCAGCACCGGGGAGTCCAACGGGAACGGGGATGTTTACCGTGCGCTAAGCGACCCCATGCCTCACCGGCGCCACTCTGTGTCAGAAGAAGGGAATAACAGCTTCTCTGTGGATAGTAACCTgctggggtctctctctctctcctccaagggGGCAGGAGGAGGAGTCGGAGGTGGAAGTGTCCCAGAGTCATCCTCTACAGCTGATCTATCAGAGTGCACGGGCAGCGTGGCTAGCGACCTATCGCTGTGCAGTGATGGTGGTCTCCGTGACGACTACAGCAATGTGATCCGGAACATTGTTGCGGAGCCAGGAGCGATGGACAGACTGATGACGGATGACAAGAACAACGGAAAAGCCACGAAGAAGAAGTCCTTCTCTGACCCCAGTCGCCGTGGTGACGGCCCCCTGCTTGATGAACCAGGGTTCAAAAGTCACTGTCACCCTAAAGAACCAGTCAGTGAGCTGGATCAGCCTGGTCAGATCCCGCCCTCCAGCAGTGAGCCAATCCTGAGTGAGCAGAGAGATGAGCTGTGGGAGCTTGGAGATGAATGTGGACACCCATTACTTAGTCGTCATGGCAACAATGAAGTCGGGAAATTCCGCTCCCAATCAGAAAGGGAGGTGCACTCCTGTCTCCATACTGATGacacagacagagtgggaggaggGGAGATATTGAACTCTGACCTCAAATTAGCGGAGCTTGTGTCTCCCGGAATGGGCCGGCGGACCAACAGGAAACGCCCCAACTGGGTCACCCAATCAGCATCAGAGGAGCTGGACCACTCGGAACCAGGTCCAGAGGACCAGGATCAAGACCAGACTGATCTCACCCCCCCATTGCCTCTGGTCCCCCCCAAACCCCAAACTAGGTCCAAGCACGTCCGCCACGCCAGCGAACCTGCCACCTTCATCCCCATCTTCCCACCTCCACAGCCCCAGCGAGCCCAAGGGGATCCGCCTTCCCTACTACCTGCCTGTGAACTCTCCATCCTGGGTAAGCCCACCAGTGAGGAGGCCCCCTCTCTGGAAGATGTGACCAAGCGGTATATTCTGGCCCTGAATGCTCCAGGGGGCGAGAGCGAGCCGTCTGGTTCTGAGTCTGGGTCTAGAGGAACGGTGCCTGTACCAGACGGGTCCAACTCCAGCCCTGCTACTCCCAGTGGTGCCAGAGAACCCAGACTGCAGAGGAAGAGCAGTGAGGAGCTGACCACACCAGCCCCACAGAGTGCCAAACCCAGAGTGGTGAGTAACATtgccaacgtgtgtgtgtgtgtgtgtgtgtgtgtgtgtgtgtgtgtgtgtgtgtgtgtgtgtctaagtggTCAAAAGTGTGTTTTGATGTTGCAGGAGAGGAGGCTGAATGTTTGTTGTTGTCATGGATGAAAACAACACAGCtagatggagttgtgttctgacATGTATCTTACCCATATTAGGCTGGTAATGATGTGTTCAAGGAGGGGCCCTTTATGAATCAGGATGAAAAAACATCAGCCCAACTTTAAAAAGCTGCgccaggattgtgtgtgtgtgtgtgtgtgtgtgtgtgtgtgtgtgtgtgtgtgtgtgtgtgtgtgtgtgtgtgtgtgtgtgtgtgtgtgtgtgtgtgtgtgtgtgtgtgcgctttgcGTGTGTGAGTGCTtggtttcgtgtgtgtgtgtgtttagtcagtACAATGTTCTAGCGATGGAGTGTTTGGAGCAGATATGGAGGACAGTTTGCCAAGCCCCTTATCTCTATAGCGCTGAGGTAGAGGAACTGCTCTGGGGTAGAGAAACTGCTCTGGTAGGAGAGATCTGCTCTGGGGGTGAGACACTGCTCTGGGGGATAGATATGGCTCTGGGGGATAGATATGGCTCTGGTGGATAGATATGGCTCTGGGGGATAGATATGGTTCCGGGGGAGAGATATGACTCTGGGTAGAGATATGGCTCTGGGGGAGAGAAGCTGCTCTGGGGGAGAGATATGGCTCTGGTGGAGAGATATGGTTCCGGGGAGAGATATGACTCTGGGTAGAGATATGGTTCTGGGGGAGAGAAGCTGCTCTGGGGGAGAGAAGCTGCTCTGGGGGAGTGACATGGTTCTGGGGGAGAGACATGGTTCTGGGTAGAGATATGGCTCTGGGGTAGAGATATGGCTCTGGGGTAGAGATATGGCTCTGGGGAGAGATATGGCTCTGGGGAGAGATATGGCTCTGGGGAGAGATATGGCTCTGGGGTAGAGATATGGCTCTGGGGTAGAGATATGGCTCTGGGGGAGAGATATGGCTCTGGGGGAGAGATATGGCTCTGGGGTAGAGATATGGCTCTGGGGTAGATATATGGCTCTGGGGAGAGATATGGCTCTGGGGGAGAGATATGGTTCTGGGGGAGAGACATGGTTCTGGGTAGAGATATGGCTCTGGGGTAGAGATATGGCTCTGGGGGGAGATATGGCTCTGGAGGGGAGATATGGCTCTGGGGGAGAGATATGGCTCTGGGGGGAGATATGGCTCTGGGGGGAGATATGGCTCTGGGGTAGAGATATGGCTCTGGGGGAGAGATATGGCTCTGGGGGAGAGATATGGCTCTGGGGGAGAGATATGGCTCTGGAGGAGATATGGCTCTGGAGGGGAGATATGGCTCTGGGGGAGAGATATGGCTCTGGGGGAGAGATATGGCTCTGGGGGAGAGATATGGCTCTGGGGGAGAGATATGGCTCTGGGGTAGAGATATGGCTCTGGGGTAGAGATATGGCTCTGGGGGAGATATGGCTCTGGGGTAGAGATATGGCTCTGGGGTAGAGATATGGCTCTGGGGGAGAGATATGGCTCTGGGGTAGAGATATGGCTCTGGAGGGGAGATATGGCTCTGGGGTAGAGATATGGCTCTGGGGAGAGATATGGCTCTGGGGGAGATATGGCTCTGGAGGGAGATATGGCTCTGGAGGGAGATATGGCTCTGGGGGGAGAGATATGGCTCTGGGGGAGAGATATGGCTCTGGGGAGAGATATGGTTCTGGGGAGAGACATGGTTCTGGGTAGAGATATGGCTCTGGGGTAGAGATATGGCTCTGGGGTAGAGATATGGCTCTGGGGTAGAGATATGGCTCTGGGGTAGAGATATGGCTCTGGGGTAGAGATATGGCTCTGGGGGGAGATATGGCTCTGGGGGGAGATATGGCTCTGGGGGAGAGATATGGCTCTGGAGGGGAGATATGGCTCTGGAGGGGAGATATGGCTCTGGGGGGAGATATGGCTCTGGGGAGAGATATGGCTCTGGGGAGAGATATGGCTCTTGGGTAGAGATATGGCTCTGGGGGGGAGATATGGCTCTGGAGGGGAGATATGGCTCTGGGGTAGAGATATGGCTCTGGGGTAGAGATATGGCTCTGGGGGAGAGATATGGCTCTGGGGTAGAGATATGGCTCTGGGGGAGATATGGCTCTGGGGGAGATATGGCTCTGGGGGGAGATATGGTTCTGGGGGAGAGATATGGCTCTGGGGGAGAGATATGGCTCTGGGGGGAGATATGGCTCTGGGGTAGAGATATGGCTCTGGGGTAGAGATATGGCTCTGGAGGGGAGATATGGCTCTTGGGTAGAGATATGGCTCTGGAGGGGAGATATGGCTCTGGAGGGGAGATATGGCTCTTGGGTTGGGTAGAGAAACTGCTCTTCTCACTGTTTCCTGTTGCCTGAGTCTTGTTGAATGCTGTTTGATCTACAAACACACAGGCTTTCCACCACTAACGCACACACAACATGCCTCTAATGACATGAACAAACTGCGATAGTTATTCTCAGAGTGTATTTGTTTGCAgaaacattaaaacacacatcaaACAAACTTATTCAAGCTTTAAACAAACATTTGTTAGAACAAGTGTTAAAAATGCTTTGGACTGGGCACATTAGCTGTTGGACTAGCGCCTCCTGCTAATAGGACTGGGCACATTAGCTGTTGGACTAGCGCCTCCTGCTAATAGGACTGGGCACATTAGCTATTGGACTAGCGCCTCCTGCTAATAGGACTGGGCACATTAGCTATTGGACTAGCGCCTCCTGCTAATAGGACTGGGCACATTAGCTATTGGACTAGCGCCTCCTGCTAATAGGACTGGGCACATTAGCTTCTGGACTAGCGCCTGCTGCTAATAGGACTGGGCACATTAGCTACTGGACTAGCGCCTGCGGCTAATAGGACTAGCGCCTGCTGCTAATAGGACTGGGCAATGCTCTGCTCTGCTTTATTTACCTCATGCTTGTGAATGTGGGCACCTACAACCTGCCGCCTGTAGTTCTAGTCCTTATCCCCTGCTGCCTGTAGTTAGTCCTTATCCCCTGCTGCCTGTAGTTAGTCCTTATCCCCTGCTGCCTGTAGTCCTAGTCCTTATCCCCTGCTGCCTGTAGTTAGTCCTTATCCCCTGCTGCCTGTAGTTAGTCCTTATCCCCTGCTGCCTGTAGTTAGTCCTTATCCCCTGCTGCGTGTAGTTAGTCCTTATCCCCTGCAGCTTGTAGTTAGTCCTTATCCCCTGCTGCTTGTAGTTAGTCCTTATCCCCTGCTGCCTGTAGTTAGTCCTTATCCCCTGCTGCCTGTAGTTAGTCCTTATCCCCTGCTGCCTGTAGTTAGTCCTTATCCCCTGCTGCCTGTAGTTAGTCCTTATCCCCTGCTGCCTGTAGTCCTAGTCCTTATCCCCTGCTGCCTGTAGTTAGTCCTTATCCCCTGCTGCCTGTAGTTAGTCCTTATCCCCTGCTGCCTGTAGTTAGTCCTTATCCCCTGCTGCCTGTAGTTAGTCCTTATCCCCTGCTGCCTGTAGTTAGTCCTTATCCCCTGCTGCCTGTAGTCCTAGTCCTTATCCCCTGCTGCCTGTAGTTAGTCCTTATCCCCTGCTGCCTGTAGTTAGTCCTTATCCCCTGCTGCCTGTAGTTAGTCCTTATCCCCTGCTGCCTGTAGTTAGTCCTTATCCCCTGCTGCCTGTAGTTAGTCCTTATCCCCTGCTGCTTGTAGTTAGTCCTTATCCCCTGCTGCCTGTAGTTAGTCCTTATCCCCTGCTGCCTGTAGTTAGTCCTTATCCCCTGCTGCTTGTAGTTAGTGATTATCCCCTGCTGCCTGTAGTTAGTCCTTATCCCCTGCTGCTTGTAGTTAGTCCTTATCCCCTGCTGCCTGTAGTTAGTCCTTATCCCCTGCTGCCTGTAGTTAGTCCTTATCCCCTGCCGCCTGTAGTTCTAGTCCTTATCCTCTGCTGCCTGTAGTCCTAGTCCCTATCTATTGTCCCTTCATTAGGGTGTGTGTCTGAACTCTCATTAGGGTGTGTTTCTGAACTCTC
Encoded proteins:
- the LOC118374856 gene encoding rho guanine nucleotide exchange factor 17-like gives rise to the protein MNKINTCTMAEREKVYRSVSFKKLGCSANKSCCEEQLNKTTNLEGRSSALPPPSTAAAEKAQPSAKRNVSVSRKVSKISAASLPTAELKKGSSTPLSSISPSIRQLTEKFSSTNSSRTHGAPSPGTNVAGKSTTLPRVKSNRGEVSPSRKSFHEDSGYLQVTDTVLTVSPNDTKVNEQKFYSGTDSVSGSDSERNQKWMYTRKSPQGGGAGKIDYSHIDPSVSYNNNCSKTSNTEDYVFVSGAPACKSHRSYFPSHHGDPPVHVDLTYWPSVTKIRELFDAEDLKCSNQRQPSASSKDNSLADISDRQSPNSPTPEATSLSLSDRHLSRAASLGRERRQQGMDSAFHSDQHYSDDAEIEPASTSIRRSGRFLRVAQPSNTHRAHSPSSGGEGPETWTSSLNSDPPPSVLTAAPAPPPRSNSRGLSSSRVRPSGEQRQSQGARQPRDSLHSSHSSSRPVAPSSGRASARAAITARWRFSSGDEEEEYHHRAGGRSPQSLGVSGGYLSRGKNGWWGGKVLGRSSGSEEDSPASLGPSRDTVRRRSLRKKKNNEVAVATGRDDGESDDSDDEQTGMMEHLERHQQNTTAEQTGSSRNRLREPKASSTCAALWGRNSTPNQMGAQGSYRRKYTSVGAGTSRITTPLSGVSRVSKVNISSFISSPGGSQSSSRYCSTETLKEEDQASYANRRVNCNVTTPGSVVGASSSMLSKTYHGNFTMYRSPSFGHGDNFTHAHVRGQPRILPPVNPPSPATGDTGGVAREETTVFRRLLSGGVVGDKDKNRMSMSNPDIASETMSLLSFLKSDLSDLRVRKTDRSGVTEGSSTVYRMGSRGLYSGLRPSLKDLTATLRRAKSFTYSDKPVGRQHPAGSSAKRSSSEQCLDQDEERDGGRGAVPDREVESDGGDCRAGGYGYEDVMPTPLQDRYVQEARQVIRDICQMSALEDVDNDDDDDVLATDGTEDEGFKRKQVEEEQDIKEGEGGELEDERRTREAEFAVSGEKERRENTEREKFQQKRDSEEKVFYDRSVDELSGHESSLTDEGIVTEPEAGLDDPERLFVRSSLGSSLARDVLGQPLTIWKQSALHEDEWPGLHEGMREGSGLNEGMREGSGLNEGMREGSGLNGGAREKRENPVSVPALGVESESIAVVTEMSGLNNNNSTSGRANVSQSASVPGLEAPPTPSAIRRRRKFSSTGNAGSDSSNGSTGESNGNGDVYRALSDPMPHRRHSVSEEGNNSFSVDSNLLGSLSLSSKGAGGGVGGGSVPESSSTADLSECTGSVASDLSLCSDGGLRDDYSNVIRNIVAEPGAMDRLMTDDKNNGKATKKKSFSDPSRRGDGPLLDEPGFKSHCHPKEPVSELDQPGQIPPSSSEPILSEQRDELWELGDECGHPLLSRHGNNEVGKFRSQSEREVHSCLHTDDTDRVGGGEILNSDLKLAELVSPGMGRRTNRKRPNWVTQSASEELDHSEPGPEDQDQDQTDLTPPLPLVPPKPQTRSKHVRHASEPATFIPIFPPPQPQRAQGDPPSLLPACELSILGKPTSEEAPSLEDVTKRYILALNAPGGESEPSGSESGSRGTVPVPDGSNSSPATPSGAREPRLQRKSSEELTTPAPQSAKPRVDMRRHVVMTLLDTEQSYVESLRTLIQGYMRPLKQPDSGSLVDPSLVDEMFYQIPEILEHHEHFLEQVTGCISQWHDRQTVGQLLIQSFSKEILANIYSAYIDNFLNAKDAVRIAKEAKPAFLKFLETSMRENKEKQALGDLMIKPVQRIPRYELLVKDLLKHTPEEHPDHPLLLDAQRDIKRLAEKINKGRRSAEEVERETRVMQEIEAHIEGVEHVRDILNPMRKFLRQEMVMEAKTVGGKKDRSLFLFSDLLICTTLKRKSGSLRRSSMSLYSVASVIDTSSKYKFLWKLPLEDVEMVKNPSQATNKETIQKMIGRLDEDLSTLGQISKLSETLSFPHQSLDDVIKDLMASVHRELAEKQSLAFSMSFLPTKLELTTASAETSFVFEFSSPDTRSNFQQAFEDAKKKLAMNKDQWDPEFLKAIPIMKTRSGMQFSCASPSHSCPESSSEVWVCNSDGYVGQVCLLNIRDQPTVEACIAVCSARIICIVPGLKGRERGVEHSPAPPPGAVDSTPSQQQQLHISISHSSLELTEPPSGAGPELVPFDSDDTDDEDSPSPSSTLQSQASHSTVSSSYGNEEGSGSKDMATETTSSEEEQDYPVASSYGAPGRPGVGGIGRPHSESPMDGRAMRRSSRGSFTRASLEDLLSIDPEAYQSSVWLGTEDGCIHVYQSSDNIRNRKNSMKMQHSAPILCILYLDNKVFASLANGDVVVYQREVGSFWDAQSSQTLSLGTPSSPVTKMVPVGGKLWCGSQNRVLIINTTTLVQEHWFQVGTDSSRCITCMVSYGQGVWLALQGSAQIRLYHAQTWDSLTEVDVAPAVHKMLAGSDAIIRQHKAACLRITALLACKDLLWIGTSAGVVLTLSIPAVSSGTVSGTLRSPLTPMGSAHGHTGHVRFLTSIELPEGFDVNFPLPADTTGNPAQSGVEGGNGGLQRRDSARRRASALLPVKTNQLVISGGDGYEDFRLTNSSETVGRDDSTNHLLLWRV